The following are from one region of the Tenacibaculum dicentrarchi genome:
- a CDS encoding HmuY family protein yields MKFKYLLVPILASMLNISCNSDDQKPTEKEENSFLDPRIAEFTTIEKKGNTVYVKNMFTSAENENKDLVYTKFDLEKAKYVTDDSWDIAFSSRIIIINGGEWTQGYTSGGVHEPMRTKNASAAIIKDDYENISVVPNDAIFKQDGIGKTAIDDFGKGMFDPYEMHADHTLRVKKNRTLLVKTKNGHYAKIAIEDIYKNGDTSGTMNEVLGHKYPYYTFKYFLNPVVGNKKLN; encoded by the coding sequence ATGAAATTTAAATATCTTTTAGTGCCAATTTTAGCTAGTATGCTAAATATTTCATGTAATAGTGATGATCAAAAACCAACTGAAAAAGAAGAGAATTCATTTTTAGACCCTCGAATTGCAGAATTTACAACTATTGAAAAAAAAGGGAATACGGTATATGTTAAAAATATGTTTACCTCTGCTGAAAATGAAAACAAAGACCTTGTATATACCAAGTTTGATCTTGAAAAGGCAAAATATGTAACTGATGACTCTTGGGATATTGCATTTTCAAGTAGAATTATCATTATAAATGGTGGCGAATGGACCCAAGGGTATACCTCGGGAGGTGTACATGAACCAATGCGAACAAAAAATGCCTCCGCAGCTATTATTAAAGATGATTATGAAAATATATCTGTAGTTCCTAACGATGCTATTTTTAAGCAAGATGGGATTGGGAAAACGGCTATTGATGATTTCGGAAAAGGAATGTTTGACCCTTACGAAATGCACGCCGATCACACACTTCGAGTAAAAAAGAACCGTACTTTATTGGTAAAAACTAAAAATGGACACTACGCCAAAATAGCTATTGAAGATATTTATAAAAACGGCGACACCTCTGGTACAATGAATGAGGTTCTTGGGCATAAATACCCGTATTACACCTTCAAATATTTTTTAAACCCTGTTGTAGGAAACAAAAAACTTAATTAA
- a CDS encoding cytochrome-c peroxidase: MKNKHFFNLRIILIVGFAIFYSCSKNKEVVEISEKDDYKNLLSEAAKIFSPLPANDYVSFNELTNDKVFLGKLLFEEKRLSKDNTISCASCHDLDNFGADTQAVSKGVDGKTGTRNSPTVFNSSLHIAQFWDGRAKTVEEQAGMPILNPVEMAMESEQAVVDKISEIEKYQDLFKKAYPNQANPISFDNLTKAIGAFERTLLLPSKFDEYLKGNQQALNQQEKKGLFIFMSRGCINCHDGPGVGGGKIRNFGSDIRPYWEHTKSKVIDKGVFSITQKAVDLYAFKVPSLRNVAKTAPYFHDGSVAELEDAIRIMGKVQLDKDLEESDIKSIKAFLETLTSDKENL, from the coding sequence ATGAAAAACAAACATTTTTTTAACTTAAGAATAATATTGATAGTTGGCTTTGCTATTTTTTATTCGTGTAGTAAAAATAAAGAAGTGGTTGAAATATCTGAAAAAGACGATTATAAAAATTTATTATCGGAAGCAGCTAAAATTTTTTCGCCATTGCCAGCAAACGATTATGTTTCTTTTAATGAGCTTACCAACGATAAAGTATTTTTAGGGAAATTATTATTTGAAGAAAAAAGGTTGTCAAAAGATAATACAATTAGCTGTGCATCGTGTCATGATTTAGATAATTTTGGTGCCGATACCCAAGCAGTATCAAAAGGAGTTGATGGTAAAACAGGAACTCGAAATTCGCCAACGGTATTTAATTCGAGCTTGCATATTGCACAATTTTGGGACGGACGAGCAAAAACGGTAGAAGAACAGGCAGGAATGCCTATTTTAAACCCGGTAGAAATGGCAATGGAAAGTGAACAAGCTGTTGTTGATAAAATTAGTGAAATTGAAAAATACCAAGATTTATTTAAAAAAGCTTATCCAAATCAAGCAAATCCAATCAGTTTTGATAATTTAACAAAAGCCATTGGTGCTTTTGAGCGAACACTATTATTACCTTCGAAATTTGACGAATATTTAAAAGGAAATCAGCAGGCGTTAAATCAGCAAGAGAAAAAAGGCTTGTTTATTTTTATGTCTCGAGGTTGTATTAATTGCCATGACGGCCCGGGAGTTGGTGGCGGAAAAATTAGAAATTTTGGTAGCGATATAAGACCTTATTGGGAGCATACTAAAAGTAAAGTGATTGATAAAGGCGTGTTTTCAATAACTCAAAAAGCGGTTGATTTGTATGCTTTTAAAGTGCCATCGTTACGAAATGTAGCAAAAACAGCGCCTTATTTTCATGACGGAAGTGTTGCCGAGTTAGAAGATGCCATCAGAATAATGGGAAAAGTTCAGTTAGACAAAGATTTAGAAGAGTCTGATATTAAGAGTATAAAAGCATTTTTAGAAACTCTTACTTCAGATAAAGAAAATTTATAA
- a CDS encoding translation initiation factor — translation MDFKDQLKNLFPDHQESEVKVEKKSEIWLQDDPILCKYEKRKGKPTTILDGYTGATEDFKKLAKEIKTKLSVGGSFKDDKIIIQGDYRDKIMQILKDKGFNVKRVGG, via the coding sequence ATGGATTTTAAAGATCAATTAAAAAACTTATTTCCCGATCATCAAGAAAGCGAAGTAAAGGTTGAAAAAAAGTCAGAAATTTGGCTACAAGACGACCCGATACTTTGTAAATATGAAAAACGCAAAGGAAAACCTACTACTATTTTAGATGGCTATACCGGCGCTACCGAAGATTTTAAAAAATTAGCTAAAGAAATTAAAACCAAACTTAGTGTTGGTGGTAGTTTTAAGGATGATAAAATAATTATCCAAGGTGATTATCGCGATAAAATCATGCAAATTTTAAAAGATAAAGGCTTTAACGTTAAACGTGTTGGAGGTTAA
- a CDS encoding isopenicillin N synthase family dioxygenase, with product MNKIPSVNLADFLSEDKNRKQKFINEIGDAYQNIGFVALKGHFLDDELVDNLYTEIKNFFDLPTHIKKKYEIPGIGGQRGYISFGKESAKGKKEGDLKEFWHFGQYVDAASKYAKEYPENVTVEELAKFNEIGKKTYQMLEKTAKYVLRSLALHLDLEETYFDNFIKDGNSILRPIHYPPIQSEPKGAERAAAHGDINLITLLMGAQGKGLQVQNNNGEWLDAVAQPDELMINVGDMLSRHSNNKLKSTIHRVTNPPKELWGTSRYSIPFFMHPVSDMKLDVLENCIDEQNPKQFEDITAGEFLDERLRELGLKK from the coding sequence ATGAATAAAATTCCAAGCGTAAATTTAGCAGATTTTTTATCTGAAGATAAAAATAGAAAACAAAAATTTATCAATGAAATTGGTGACGCTTATCAAAACATCGGTTTTGTAGCTTTAAAAGGTCATTTTTTAGATGATGAGTTAGTTGATAATTTATATACTGAAATTAAAAACTTTTTCGATTTACCTACCCATATAAAAAAGAAATATGAAATTCCTGGTATTGGCGGACAAAGAGGCTATATTTCTTTTGGAAAAGAAAGTGCTAAAGGAAAAAAAGAAGGCGATTTAAAAGAATTCTGGCATTTTGGGCAGTATGTAGATGCGGCTTCTAAATACGCTAAAGAATATCCTGAAAATGTAACTGTTGAAGAACTTGCTAAATTTAATGAAATAGGTAAAAAAACCTATCAAATGCTAGAGAAAACAGCCAAATATGTACTGCGTTCATTAGCGTTACATTTAGATTTAGAGGAAACTTACTTTGATAATTTCATTAAAGATGGAAACAGTATTTTGCGTCCTATCCACTACCCGCCTATTCAAAGCGAACCTAAAGGTGCTGAAAGAGCAGCTGCTCATGGCGATATTAATTTAATTACCTTATTAATGGGTGCGCAAGGAAAAGGATTGCAAGTTCAAAACAATAATGGTGAGTGGCTTGATGCTGTTGCACAACCTGATGAATTGATGATTAATGTGGGTGATATGTTGTCGCGCCATAGTAATAATAAATTAAAATCAACCATACACAGAGTAACCAATCCGCCGAAAGAATTATGGGGAACATCGCGTTATTCAATTCCATTTTTTATGCACCCTGTTTCTGATATGAAATTAGATGTTTTAGAAAATTGTATTGACGAGCAAAACCCAAAACAATTTGAAGATATTACTGCTGGTGAATTTTTAGACGAACGCCTACGTGAATTAGGCTTAAAAAAATAA
- a CDS encoding DUF6048 family protein has product MYKYIISSYLLFVSVNGFSQKTASSEIKKDTLTYKTRTGLRLGVDISKPALAIVDKSYSGLEFVGDYRVSKNWYVAAEAGYEEEISFEDFTCSTAKGNFIRLGANYNAYKNWLDMNNEIYVGFRYAAALFDQTLNSYKTNVGTPYFPSNTIKKPITETGLTAHWTEIQLGIKVETFKNLFLSAGVSYKVMLHLNDQKNFKTLYAPGFNRVFESHTGFGFNYSISYFIPFVNN; this is encoded by the coding sequence ATGTACAAGTATATTATTAGTAGCTATTTATTATTTGTTTCTGTAAATGGTTTTTCTCAGAAAACAGCATCATCTGAAATAAAAAAAGACACGCTAACCTATAAAACACGTACAGGTTTGCGTTTAGGTGTTGATATTAGCAAACCCGCATTAGCAATTGTTGACAAAAGTTACAGTGGTTTAGAATTTGTAGGTGATTATCGTGTTTCTAAAAATTGGTATGTAGCCGCCGAAGCAGGCTACGAAGAAGAAATTAGCTTTGAAGATTTCACCTGTTCAACCGCCAAAGGAAATTTTATTCGACTTGGCGCTAACTACAATGCCTATAAAAATTGGCTAGACATGAATAACGAAATTTATGTTGGTTTTAGGTATGCTGCCGCGCTTTTTGATCAAACTTTAAATAGCTATAAAACAAATGTTGGCACGCCTTATTTTCCTTCAAACACTATAAAAAAACCGATTACCGAAACAGGGCTTACCGCACATTGGACTGAAATTCAACTAGGTATTAAAGTCGAAACCTTTAAAAACCTATTTTTAAGTGCAGGGGTTTCTTATAAGGTAATGCTTCATTTAAACGATCAAAAAAACTTTAAAACATTATATGCCCCAGGCTTCAATCGTGTTTTTGAAAGCCATACTGGTTTTGGTTTTAATTACAGTATTTCCTACTTTATTCCTTTTGTTAATAACTAA
- a CDS encoding DUF6452 family protein, with translation MKKYILLLCSCFIGISACEKDDFCIQNPVTPNLVLRFYDKKNTSKKKKVTRFSIIAQGKDSLFVNQEADSINIPLNSLATQTVYTLKMNATDNLAINNKIATLTINYKPEEVYVSRSCGYKVIFNDVNLKHTGWIDNISTSEITTIENQTKAHVQVYY, from the coding sequence ATGAAAAAATATATCCTTCTTTTGTGTAGTTGTTTTATAGGAATTTCAGCTTGTGAAAAAGATGATTTCTGTATTCAAAACCCTGTAACACCTAACTTAGTGTTGCGTTTTTATGATAAAAAAAATACTTCTAAAAAAAAGAAGGTTACCCGTTTTTCTATTATAGCACAAGGTAAAGACAGTCTTTTTGTAAACCAAGAAGCTGATTCAATAAATATCCCATTAAACAGTTTGGCTACCCAAACTGTTTATACCTTAAAAATGAATGCTACCGATAATTTAGCTATCAATAACAAAATAGCAACATTAACTATAAATTATAAGCCCGAAGAAGTTTATGTTTCTCGTTCGTGTGGCTATAAAGTTATCTTTAATGATGTAAATTTAAAGCATACAGGTTGGATTGATAACATATCAACTTCTGAAATTACGACTATTGAAAATCAAACAAAAGCACATGTACAAGTATATTATTAG
- the rlmD gene encoding 23S rRNA (uracil(1939)-C(5))-methyltransferase RlmD, which yields MPRRERNKFVRKNQVLELRIEDYAFGGKGIARIKSEEGSFVVFVPNTLPGQLVKAQISKSSKKYAEAKLIDVLEASKDEVALPFQDIPGAPYIQLPIELQHQYKKESTLSLFKRIGKVENVDDLFDEFISSPNVFHYRNKMEYGFSAIGYDRVNKTDADFFTLGFKRRGTWWMGDNLNKDSGLFDAQVEDNLKVIREYCEKTGLAPWHGPKREGFFRYFVVRKSYKTNELLFNLVTTSADLPKFDMPAFVSLLKDIFGDRLAGLLHTINDEVGDRTIATSGSIELVTGKDKIVEELLGLNFEISMKSFFQTNPKSAEKLYTKVVDYALENKEAIDNTVVMDLFCGTGTIGQILASRSENAKIVGVDIVASAIEDAKENAKRNNIEGLQFYAADVGKFLYEHPQYQNKIKTIILDPARAGIAPKTLRKIIRLNADRMVYVSCNPATQARDTEELMNAGYKLKKISLVDQFPHTAHIETVVLFEK from the coding sequence ATGCCACGTAGAGAACGAAATAAATTTGTAAGAAAGAATCAAGTTTTAGAATTAAGAATTGAAGATTATGCTTTTGGAGGAAAAGGAATCGCAAGAATAAAATCCGAAGAAGGTAGTTTTGTTGTTTTTGTACCTAATACCTTACCGGGTCAGTTGGTAAAAGCACAAATTAGCAAATCGAGTAAAAAATATGCCGAAGCAAAATTAATCGATGTTTTAGAAGCGTCAAAAGATGAAGTTGCCCTACCTTTTCAAGACATCCCTGGAGCACCTTATATTCAATTACCAATTGAATTACAACATCAATATAAAAAAGAAAGTACCTTATCGTTATTTAAAAGAATTGGTAAAGTTGAAAATGTTGACGATTTATTTGATGAATTTATCAGCTCTCCAAACGTATTTCACTATAGAAATAAAATGGAATACGGTTTTTCAGCAATTGGATACGACAGAGTTAACAAAACCGATGCCGATTTTTTTACCCTAGGATTTAAACGTCGTGGAACTTGGTGGATGGGCGATAACCTAAACAAAGATTCTGGTTTATTTGATGCTCAAGTTGAAGACAACCTAAAAGTAATTCGTGAATATTGCGAAAAAACAGGTTTAGCACCTTGGCACGGACCAAAAAGAGAAGGTTTCTTCCGATATTTCGTAGTGCGTAAATCATATAAAACCAACGAATTATTATTTAATTTAGTAACTACTTCTGCTGATTTACCAAAATTTGATATGCCCGCTTTTGTGAGCTTATTAAAAGATATTTTTGGCGATCGTTTAGCAGGATTACTACATACAATTAACGATGAAGTTGGCGATAGAACCATTGCAACATCAGGAAGTATTGAGCTTGTTACTGGTAAAGATAAAATTGTAGAAGAATTATTAGGTTTAAATTTTGAAATCAGCATGAAAAGCTTTTTTCAAACAAATCCTAAATCGGCAGAAAAATTATACACCAAAGTAGTTGATTATGCTCTAGAAAATAAAGAAGCTATTGACAACACCGTTGTAATGGATTTATTCTGTGGAACAGGAACTATCGGACAGATTTTAGCCTCAAGAAGTGAAAATGCCAAAATAGTTGGAGTTGATATTGTAGCATCAGCAATTGAAGATGCTAAAGAAAATGCGAAACGAAACAATATTGAAGGCTTACAATTTTATGCTGCCGATGTTGGTAAATTTTTATATGAACATCCGCAGTATCAAAATAAAATTAAAACCATTATTTTAGATCCTGCTCGTGCTGGTATTGCTCCGAAAACATTGCGTAAAATTATCCGCTTAAATGCCGACAGAATGGTTTATGTTTCTTGTAACCCTGCAACACAAGCTCGTGATACTGAAGAATTAATGAACGCTGGTTATAAACTAAAAAAGATTAGTTTAGTCGATCAGTTTCCACACACAGCACATATAGAAACTGTTGTTTTATTCGAAAAATAA
- a CDS encoding OmpA family protein, translating to MKKTIIYSFSVLVLTSSLLTSCGAVKNANNTQKGVVIGTTAGAILGAVLGNNLGNGKNSELGAVLGGVIGGVAGGTIGHKMDKQAREIKEVLPGAEVERVGEGIMLTLGENAVRFNTNKSSLTTAAKDNLDKLVPVFESYNNTDIVIYGYTDSTGRAEYNLTLSGKRADAVRNYLASKGLATSRFKTKGLGINDPIASNQTKEGRSKNRRVEFAIVANQQMIKEAKQEVKQ from the coding sequence ATGAAAAAAACAATTATTTATAGCTTTTCGGTTTTAGTTCTAACAAGTAGTTTACTTACTTCTTGTGGCGCTGTTAAAAATGCTAATAACACCCAAAAAGGAGTCGTAATTGGTACCACTGCAGGCGCAATTTTAGGCGCCGTTCTTGGTAATAATTTAGGAAATGGTAAAAACTCAGAACTAGGCGCTGTTTTAGGGGGCGTTATTGGTGGTGTTGCCGGTGGAACTATCGGTCATAAAATGGACAAACAAGCCCGTGAAATTAAAGAAGTTTTACCGGGAGCTGAAGTAGAAAGAGTTGGTGAAGGAATTATGCTTACTTTAGGTGAAAATGCCGTTCGCTTTAACACCAATAAATCGAGCTTAACAACAGCTGCTAAAGACAATTTAGACAAATTAGTTCCTGTTTTTGAAAGCTATAACAATACCGATATTGTAATTTATGGCTATACCGATAGTACTGGTAGGGCTGAATACAACCTAACTCTTTCTGGTAAAAGAGCCGATGCGGTAAGAAATTACTTAGCAAGTAAAGGACTTGCAACAAGCCGATTCAAAACCAAAGGTTTAGGTATTAACGACCCAATTGCCTCTAACCAAACAAAAGAAGGAAGAAGTAAAAATAGACGTGTTGAATTTGCTATTGTAGCTAACCAACAAATGATTAAAGAAGCAAAACAAGAAGTAAAACAATAA
- a CDS encoding lipocalin family protein, giving the protein MKNIKKNLFSLLILAAISTTISCKTTTSAVNTKLDKKTEKMLKGNWTISTVNYTGANLFKVTSFNIADSNCFVGSNWSFISNNNKGQMRLNNPSTSCLDFNSPTTWYINKDGNFVLKIINRHKAKNVNNGFVLNINNLTQTSFDLVDKINVAGTIKNITYSFQRK; this is encoded by the coding sequence ATGAAAAACATAAAAAAAAACTTATTTTCTTTGCTTATTTTAGCTGCAATATCAACAACTATTAGCTGTAAAACTACCACTTCGGCAGTAAACACAAAGCTAGACAAGAAAACTGAAAAAATGCTAAAAGGAAATTGGACTATTAGCACTGTAAACTATACAGGTGCTAATTTATTTAAAGTAACCTCGTTTAATATTGCCGATTCTAACTGTTTTGTAGGAAGTAATTGGAGTTTTATTTCTAACAATAATAAAGGGCAAATGAGACTTAATAACCCGAGTACTTCTTGTCTTGATTTTAATTCGCCAACTACTTGGTACATTAACAAAGATGGAAATTTTGTATTAAAAATAATCAACAGACATAAAGCGAAAAACGTAAATAATGGCTTTGTTTTAAATATCAATAACTTAACACAAACAAGTTTTGATTTAGTTGATAAAATTAACGTTGCAGGCACAATTAAAAACATCACTTACTCTTTTCAAAGAAAATAA
- a CDS encoding mechanosensitive ion channel, producing the protein MNQILNTYNQITGSFGKPISALLIIILGWLIAKVVKTLIDKISDRSGLNNTLSNSKVRFGDLISKLAYYLIMIFVFMLALDKLGMTSVLEPIKELLNGFTQFIPNIVGAGLVGYIGYMLATIVSELVSLSGGTIQKFAPKLNLPENINIVTILKKVVFIFIFIPLLIAALNILNIDSISQPATNMLEIFFAAIPKILVATLILIIFIIGGKFLSNLLKDLLDSLNLNEILKSANLDSFTGKANVEKLISNIVYAFIVLFGIMTAIDKLEFSKLSEIMNTVLNLAGNILFGLVILAIGNWIATIASKNFMKSDDNKFVGSIVKVAILAVFLAIGLGKMGIADDIINLAFGITLGAVALTVVLSFGLGGREAGGKQMEKILNKFNNTMK; encoded by the coding sequence ATGAATCAGATTTTAAACACTTACAATCAAATTACAGGCAGTTTTGGGAAACCTATTAGTGCCTTACTAATTATTATACTAGGATGGCTTATTGCTAAGGTAGTTAAAACACTAATTGATAAAATAAGCGACCGTAGTGGCTTAAATAACACTCTAAGTAATAGTAAAGTACGTTTTGGTGACTTAATTTCAAAATTGGCATACTATTTAATAATGATATTTGTTTTTATGTTAGCTCTGGACAAGCTAGGAATGACAAGTGTTTTAGAACCAATTAAAGAATTATTAAACGGATTTACTCAATTTATTCCTAATATTGTAGGGGCAGGGCTTGTCGGCTATATTGGTTATATGCTAGCTACTATAGTTTCTGAATTAGTAAGTTTATCAGGAGGAACAATTCAAAAATTTGCACCAAAATTAAACCTCCCTGAAAATATTAATATTGTTACTATCCTTAAAAAAGTTGTATTTATTTTTATATTCATTCCACTTTTAATTGCTGCTTTAAATATTTTAAATATTGATTCTATTTCTCAACCAGCAACTAACATGCTAGAAATTTTCTTTGCCGCAATTCCTAAAATATTGGTCGCTACATTAATATTAATTATTTTTATTATAGGTGGTAAATTTTTAAGTAATTTACTTAAAGATTTATTAGATAGTTTAAACTTAAACGAAATATTAAAAAGCGCTAATTTAGACTCTTTTACTGGTAAAGCAAATGTTGAAAAATTAATTTCAAATATTGTATATGCTTTTATCGTATTATTTGGTATAATGACTGCTATTGATAAATTAGAATTCAGTAAGCTTTCTGAAATTATGAATACAGTATTAAACCTTGCAGGAAATATTTTATTTGGATTGGTTATTTTAGCAATAGGAAACTGGATTGCAACTATCGCTTCTAAAAACTTTATGAAAAGTGATGACAATAAATTTGTAGGAAGTATTGTTAAAGTTGCTATCTTAGCAGTTTTCTTAGCAATCGGATTAGGTAAAATGGGTATTGCTGATGACATCATCAATTTAGCTTTCGGAATAACACTTGGCGCAGTAGCATTAACAGTAGTACTTTCTTTTGGATTAGGTGGTCGTGAGGCTGGTGGTAAACAAATGGAAAAAATACTAAATAAATTTAACAACACTATGAAGTAA
- the rocD gene encoding ornithine--oxo-acid transaminase: MALDQLTSQQAIELEDKHGAHNYHPLPVVLSKGEGVHVWDVEGKKYYDFLSAYSAVNQGHCHPRIVDAMVNQAKTLTLTSRAFHNDMLGKYEKFATELFGFDKLLPMNTGAEAVETALKLCRKWAYEVKGINENDAKIVVCENNFHGRTTTIISFSNDPIARKNFGPFTNGFIKIEYNNLKALEETLESDATIAGFLVEPIQGEAGVYVPSEGYLAAARELCAKHNVLFIADEVQTGIARTGKMLAVDHENVKPDILILGKAISGGAYPVSAVLADNNIMNVIKPGNHGSTFGGNPIAAAVATAALEVVQDEKLAENAERLGKIFRAELAEFANETDLVLSVRGKGLLNAVLINDTEESTTAWDICMSLRDNGLLAKPTHGNIIRFAPPLVMTEEQLMDCIAIIKKTISEFKK, encoded by the coding sequence ATGGCTTTAGACCAATTAACTTCGCAACAAGCGATTGAATTAGAAGACAAACACGGAGCACACAATTATCACCCGTTACCAGTGGTATTAAGTAAAGGTGAAGGTGTACACGTATGGGATGTTGAAGGAAAAAAATATTATGACTTTTTATCTGCTTATTCGGCAGTAAACCAAGGACATTGTCACCCAAGAATTGTTGATGCAATGGTAAACCAAGCAAAGACATTAACATTAACTTCTCGTGCTTTTCATAACGATATGTTAGGTAAATATGAGAAATTTGCTACTGAGCTTTTTGGTTTTGATAAATTATTACCAATGAATACTGGTGCTGAAGCGGTTGAAACTGCTTTAAAATTATGTAGAAAATGGGCTTATGAAGTTAAAGGTATTAACGAAAATGATGCAAAAATAGTTGTTTGTGAAAACAATTTTCATGGGCGTACTACTACTATTATTTCTTTTTCTAATGACCCAATAGCTCGTAAGAACTTTGGTCCATTTACAAATGGATTTATTAAAATAGAATATAATAACTTAAAAGCTTTAGAAGAAACTTTAGAAAGTGATGCAACTATTGCAGGTTTCTTAGTTGAACCTATTCAAGGTGAAGCGGGAGTTTACGTACCTTCTGAAGGTTATTTAGCTGCTGCTAGAGAATTATGTGCTAAACATAATGTGTTATTTATTGCTGATGAGGTTCAAACAGGAATTGCTCGTACTGGTAAAATGTTAGCAGTAGATCATGAAAATGTTAAACCTGATATTTTAATTTTAGGAAAAGCTATTTCTGGTGGAGCATACCCTGTTTCTGCTGTATTAGCTGATAATAACATTATGAATGTTATTAAACCTGGAAACCATGGTTCTACTTTTGGTGGTAACCCTATTGCTGCTGCAGTTGCTACTGCTGCTTTAGAAGTTGTACAAGATGAAAAATTAGCTGAAAATGCTGAGCGTTTAGGTAAAATATTTAGAGCTGAATTAGCTGAGTTTGCTAATGAAACTGATTTAGTTTTATCTGTAAGAGGTAAAGGTTTATTAAATGCTGTTTTAATTAACGATACTGAAGAAAGTACTACTGCTTGGGATATTTGTATGAGCTTACGTGATAACGGATTATTAGCTAAACCAACACACGGAAATATTATCCGTTTTGCACCACCTTTAGTGATGACTGAAGAGCAATTAATGGATTGTATCGCTATTATTAAGAAAACTATTTCTGAGTTTAAAAAATAA